The proteins below come from a single Athene noctua chromosome 6, bAthNoc1.hap1.1, whole genome shotgun sequence genomic window:
- the PPP1R13B gene encoding apoptosis-stimulating of p53 protein 1 isoform X8, whose translation MAARQQQQIENQQQMLVAKEQRLRYLKQQERRQQQSVSESEKLQKLKERVETQETKLKKIRAMRGQVDYSKIMNGNLSTEIEHISAMFQEKQQELQAAVLKVDQLTQQLEDLRKGKLNGFQSYNGQMTGPAAVELKKLYQELQIRNRLNQEQNSKLQQQKELLNKRNMEVAMMDKRINELRERLYKKKVEARQKENIPLNRINGTSSPQSSLSASGRVAAVGPYIQVPSAGTYAVPVDPVKPQSLTIASSSTHGRSKSETDCGCVKKSPDTWKVSDLDIIVDPILSPPTSLQSAVHNVIRLAPTLFDTQHSNDGNWPMLKQSSTPVVKPPQISNADWKESSMDTALKQGTISSQPLPTSVLGSTDKLGLDLGKVPPAVPGVSKQLPQNYGTYPSPVPLGTGSTNSLERRKDGSLPRPGTSITNRQRPVPLPPPSNVHQPSSSQQIQQRISVPPSPTYQPSGLPLFPGGDGRPELPLTVAIRPFLADKGSRPQSPRKGPQTVNSSSIYSMYLQQATPPKNYQQAVYNTLNKSVKAVYGKPVLQSGSTSPSPLPFLHGSLPAQTSSQPQSQPQTEVSEKDQELENAPPSSENSNVENIPRPLSPTKLTPIVHSPLRYQSDADLEALRRKLANAPRPLKKRSSITEPEGPSGPNIQKLLYQRFNTLAGGIESAPFYQPSNPQDFIGILADVDNGNASTNGNIEEPISVQPTVPLPDEPPPSSDANDNELPSPATEELVSTETTNQTSETTEDNNNNPAIVPSTEQSSSPTPEVSSPVEDEAPIPPALPPPVPPIKRTNLKKPNSERTGHGLRVKFNPLALLLDASLEGEFDLVQRIIYEVDDPSKPNDEGITPLHNAVCAGHHHIVKFLLDFGVNVNAADSDGWTPLHCAASCNSVHLCKLLVESGAAIFASTISDIETAADKCEEMEEGYIQCSQFLYGVQEKLGVMNKGVVYALWDYEAQNNDELSFHEGDAITILRRKDDNETEWWWARLNDKEGYVPKNLLGLYPRIKPRQRTLA comes from the exons ATGGCTGCCCGACAACAACAGCAGATTGAAAATCAACAGCAAATGTTGGTTGCTAAG GAACAACGTTTGCGTTACCTGAAGCAGCAAGAACGGCGTCAGCAGCAGTCTGTTTCTGAGAGTGAAAAGCTTCAAAAACTTAAAGAACGTGTTGAAACCCAGGAGACAAAGTTGAAAAAAATCCGTGCCATGAGAGGACAAGTGGACTACAGCAAGATCATGAATGGCAATCTGT CAACTGAAATTGAGCATATAAGTGCCATGttccaggaaaagcagcaggagcTCCAGGCTGCAGTCTTAAAAGTGGATCAACTTACTCAGCAACTGGAGGATTTAAGGAAAGGGAAGCTTAATGGGTTTCAGTCTTACAATGGACAAATGACGGGACCTGCTGCAGTAGAATTAAAAAAGTTGTATCAAGAGCTACAG ATTCGTAACAGGCTTAACCAGGAGCAGAACTCCAAGCTTCAGCAGCAGAAAGAACTCTTAAACAAACGCAATATGGAGGTGGCTATGATGGACAAACGAATCAATGAGCTGCGTGAACGACTATACAAGAAAAAAGTTGAGGCAcgtcaaaaagaaaacattcct tTGAATCGTATTAATGGAACTTCATCACCCCAGTCATCGTTGAGTGCTTCAGGAAGGGTAGCAGCAGTAGGACCTTACATCCAAGTTCCAAGTGCTGGCACTTACGCTGTACCAGTAGATCCAGTTAAACCGCAGTCTCTCACCATTGCTTCTAGCTCAACACATGGAAGATCAAAATCTG AGACAGACTGTGGGTGTGTGAAAAAATCTCCAGACACCTGGAAGGTTTCTGATTTAGACATAATAGTGGATCCTATTCTGTCACCTCCCACTTCTCTTCAGTCTGCTGTTCACAATGTCATCCGCCTGGCACCTACTCTCTTTGACACCCAGCACT CTAATGATGGAAATTGGCCAATGCTTAAACAGAGCTCAACCCCTGTGGTAAAACCCCCTCAGATCTCCAACGCAGACTGGAAAGAATCAAGCATGGATACTGCTTTAAAACAAGGAACTATATCCAGCCAGCCTTTGCCAACTTCAGTATTAGGAAGTACTGATAAGCTG GGTCTTGATCTGGGGAAGGTGCCACCAGCAGTTCCTGGTGTAAGCAAGCAGTTGCCTCAAAACTATGGGACGTATCCAAGTCCAGTTCCCTTAGGAACAGGTTCTACAaattctctagaaaggaggaaggaTGGCAGCCTGCCCAGACCTGGCACCAGCATAACAAATCGGCAAAGACCTGTTCCACTTCCGCCGCCAAGCAATGTACATCAGCCCAGTTCTTCACAACAGATTCAGCAGAGAATTTCTGTACCTCCCAGCCCTACGTATCAACCTTCCGGTCTCCCCTTGTTTCCAGGAGGAGATGGCAGGCCAGAACTCCCTTTAACTGTGGCAATCAGACCTTTCCTAGCTGATAAAGGATCACGACCTCAGTCTCCCAGAAAAGGGCCACAGACAGTGAACTCCAGTTCCATCTACTCAATGTACCTTCAGCAAGCAACACCACCAAAGAATTATCAACAAGCTGTATACAATACCTTAAATAAGTCAGTAAAAGCAG tgtaCGGAAAACCTGTATTACAATCTGGTTCGACTTCTCCCTCACCCTTGCCATTCCTTCACGGTTCTTTGCCTGCCCAGACTTCCTCACAACCACAGTCTCAGCCTCAGACTGAAGTCTCTGAAAAAGATCAAGAGCTGGAAAATGCTCCCCCATCCAGTGAAAATAGCAATGTGGAAAACATTCCTCGTCCTCTCAGTCCTACTAAGCTCACACCAATTGTGCATTCTCCCCTACGATATCAAAGTGATGCTGACCTTGAAGCTCTACGAAGAAAATTGGCCAATGCTCCTAGGCCGTTAAAGAAGCGTAGTTCTATCACTGAGCCAGAAGGCCCAAGTGGACCAAATATACAAAAATTATTGTATCAGCGCTTTAATACTCTTGCTGGAGGAATAGAAAGTGCTCCTTTTTATCAGCCAAGCAATCCACAGGACTTCATAGGCATCCTAGCTGATGTTGATAATGGTAATGCTAGTACCAATGGCAATATTGAAGAACCTATTTCTGTGCAACCTACAGTTCCTCTTCCTGATGAGCCACCCCCTTCGTCAGATGCCAATGATAATGAATTACCTTCTCCTGCTACTGAGGAACTGGTAAGCACTGAAACCACAAATCAAACATCTGAGACAACTGAAGATAACAACAACAATCCTGCTATAGTTCCTTCTACTGAACAGTCATCCAGTCCCACGCCTGAGGTCAGTTCTCCAGTAGAAGATGAAGCTCCTATAccacctgctcttcctcctccagtTCCTCCA ATAAAACGTACCAACTTGAAGAAACCGAATTCAGAAAGAACAGGCCATGGTTTGAGAGTGAAGTTCAATCCGCTGGCCCTCCTCCTAGATGCTTCTTTGGAAGGAGAATTTGATCTTGTACAACGAATAATTTATGAG GTTGATGATCCCAGTAAACCAAATGATGAAGGAATTACACCTTTGCATAACGCAGTGTGTGCTGGTCATCACCACATTGTGAAGTTCCTGCTTGATTTTGGTGTAAATGTAAACGCAGCAGATAGTGATGGGTG gaCACCCTTGCATTGTGCTGCTTCTTGCAATAGTGTTCATCTCTGTAAACTACTGGTTGAATCTGGGGCAGCTATTTTTGCTTCAACTATAAGTGATATAGAAACTGCTGCAGACAAGTGTGAAGAGATGGAAGAAGGTTATATTCAGTGTTCTCAGTTCTTGTATG GAGTGCAAGAGAAGTTGGGTGTGATGAATAAAGGGGTGGTGTACGCTCTGTGGGATTACGAAGCCCAGAATAATGACGAGTTGTCATTCCACGAGGGCGATGCCATTACTATTCTAAGACGCAAGGATGACAATGAAACAGAGTGGTGGTGGGCCCGCCTCAATGACAAAGAAGGCTATGTGCCTAAAAATCTTCTTGGG CTATATCCACGAATAAAACCTAGACAGCGAACCCTTGCTTGA
- the PPP1R13B gene encoding apoptosis-stimulating of p53 protein 1 isoform X7, whose amino-acid sequence MGYRNMMEVGNPRVELTLSELQDMAARQQQQIENQQQMLVAKEQRLRYLKQQERRQQQSVSESEKLQKLKERVETQETKLKKIRAMRGQVDYSKIMNGNLSTEIEHISAMFQEKQQELQAAVLKVDQLTQQLEDLRKGKLNGFQSYNGQMTGPAAVELKKLYQELQIRNRLNQEQNSKLQQQKELLNKRNMEVAMMDKRINELRERLYKKKVEARQKENIPLNRINGTSSPQSSLSASGRVAAVGPYIQVPSAGTYAVPVDPVKPQSLTIASSSTHGRSKSETDCGCVKKSPDTWKVSDLDIIVDPILSPPTSLQSAVHNVIRLAPTLFDTQHSNDGNWPMLKQSSTPVVKPPQISNADWKESSMDTALKQGTISSQPLPTSVLGSTDKLGLDLGKVPPAVPGVSKQLPQNYGTYPSPVPLGTGSTNSLERRKDGSLPRPGTSITNRQRPVPLPPPSNVHQPSSSQQIQQRISVPPSPTYQPSGLPLFPGGDGRPELPLTVAIRPFLADKGSRPQSPRKGPQTVNSSSIYSMYLQQATPPKNYQQAVYNTLNKSVKAVYGKPVLQSGSTSPSPLPFLHGSLPAQTSSQPQSQPQTEVSEKDQELENAPPSSENSNVENIPRPLSPTKLTPIVHSPLRYQSDADLEALRRKLANAPRPLKKRSSITEPEGPSGPNIQKLLYQRFNTLAGGIESAPFYQPSNPQDFIGILADVDNGNASTNGNIEEPISVQPTVPLPDEPPPSSDANDNELPSPATEELVSTETTNQTSETTEDNNNNPAIVPSTEQSSSPTPEVSSPVEDEAPIPPALPPPVPPIKRTNLKKPNSERTGHGLRVKFNPLALLLDASLEGEFDLVQRIIYEVDDPSKPNDEGITPLHNAVCAGHHHIVKFLLDFGVNVNAADSDGWTPLHCAASCNSVHLCKLLVESGAAIFASTISDIETAADKCEEMEEGYIQCSQFLYGVQEKLGVMNKGVVYALWDYEAQNNDELSFHEGDAITILRRKDDNETEWWWARLNDKEGYVPKNLLGLYPRIKPRQRTLA is encoded by the exons GTTGGGAATCCACGCGTTGAGCTCACTCTTTCTGAACTTCAAGATATGGCTGCCCGACAACAACAGCAGATTGAAAATCAACAGCAAATGTTGGTTGCTAAG GAACAACGTTTGCGTTACCTGAAGCAGCAAGAACGGCGTCAGCAGCAGTCTGTTTCTGAGAGTGAAAAGCTTCAAAAACTTAAAGAACGTGTTGAAACCCAGGAGACAAAGTTGAAAAAAATCCGTGCCATGAGAGGACAAGTGGACTACAGCAAGATCATGAATGGCAATCTGT CAACTGAAATTGAGCATATAAGTGCCATGttccaggaaaagcagcaggagcTCCAGGCTGCAGTCTTAAAAGTGGATCAACTTACTCAGCAACTGGAGGATTTAAGGAAAGGGAAGCTTAATGGGTTTCAGTCTTACAATGGACAAATGACGGGACCTGCTGCAGTAGAATTAAAAAAGTTGTATCAAGAGCTACAG ATTCGTAACAGGCTTAACCAGGAGCAGAACTCCAAGCTTCAGCAGCAGAAAGAACTCTTAAACAAACGCAATATGGAGGTGGCTATGATGGACAAACGAATCAATGAGCTGCGTGAACGACTATACAAGAAAAAAGTTGAGGCAcgtcaaaaagaaaacattcct tTGAATCGTATTAATGGAACTTCATCACCCCAGTCATCGTTGAGTGCTTCAGGAAGGGTAGCAGCAGTAGGACCTTACATCCAAGTTCCAAGTGCTGGCACTTACGCTGTACCAGTAGATCCAGTTAAACCGCAGTCTCTCACCATTGCTTCTAGCTCAACACATGGAAGATCAAAATCTG AGACAGACTGTGGGTGTGTGAAAAAATCTCCAGACACCTGGAAGGTTTCTGATTTAGACATAATAGTGGATCCTATTCTGTCACCTCCCACTTCTCTTCAGTCTGCTGTTCACAATGTCATCCGCCTGGCACCTACTCTCTTTGACACCCAGCACT CTAATGATGGAAATTGGCCAATGCTTAAACAGAGCTCAACCCCTGTGGTAAAACCCCCTCAGATCTCCAACGCAGACTGGAAAGAATCAAGCATGGATACTGCTTTAAAACAAGGAACTATATCCAGCCAGCCTTTGCCAACTTCAGTATTAGGAAGTACTGATAAGCTG GGTCTTGATCTGGGGAAGGTGCCACCAGCAGTTCCTGGTGTAAGCAAGCAGTTGCCTCAAAACTATGGGACGTATCCAAGTCCAGTTCCCTTAGGAACAGGTTCTACAaattctctagaaaggaggaaggaTGGCAGCCTGCCCAGACCTGGCACCAGCATAACAAATCGGCAAAGACCTGTTCCACTTCCGCCGCCAAGCAATGTACATCAGCCCAGTTCTTCACAACAGATTCAGCAGAGAATTTCTGTACCTCCCAGCCCTACGTATCAACCTTCCGGTCTCCCCTTGTTTCCAGGAGGAGATGGCAGGCCAGAACTCCCTTTAACTGTGGCAATCAGACCTTTCCTAGCTGATAAAGGATCACGACCTCAGTCTCCCAGAAAAGGGCCACAGACAGTGAACTCCAGTTCCATCTACTCAATGTACCTTCAGCAAGCAACACCACCAAAGAATTATCAACAAGCTGTATACAATACCTTAAATAAGTCAGTAAAAGCAG tgtaCGGAAAACCTGTATTACAATCTGGTTCGACTTCTCCCTCACCCTTGCCATTCCTTCACGGTTCTTTGCCTGCCCAGACTTCCTCACAACCACAGTCTCAGCCTCAGACTGAAGTCTCTGAAAAAGATCAAGAGCTGGAAAATGCTCCCCCATCCAGTGAAAATAGCAATGTGGAAAACATTCCTCGTCCTCTCAGTCCTACTAAGCTCACACCAATTGTGCATTCTCCCCTACGATATCAAAGTGATGCTGACCTTGAAGCTCTACGAAGAAAATTGGCCAATGCTCCTAGGCCGTTAAAGAAGCGTAGTTCTATCACTGAGCCAGAAGGCCCAAGTGGACCAAATATACAAAAATTATTGTATCAGCGCTTTAATACTCTTGCTGGAGGAATAGAAAGTGCTCCTTTTTATCAGCCAAGCAATCCACAGGACTTCATAGGCATCCTAGCTGATGTTGATAATGGTAATGCTAGTACCAATGGCAATATTGAAGAACCTATTTCTGTGCAACCTACAGTTCCTCTTCCTGATGAGCCACCCCCTTCGTCAGATGCCAATGATAATGAATTACCTTCTCCTGCTACTGAGGAACTGGTAAGCACTGAAACCACAAATCAAACATCTGAGACAACTGAAGATAACAACAACAATCCTGCTATAGTTCCTTCTACTGAACAGTCATCCAGTCCCACGCCTGAGGTCAGTTCTCCAGTAGAAGATGAAGCTCCTATAccacctgctcttcctcctccagtTCCTCCA ATAAAACGTACCAACTTGAAGAAACCGAATTCAGAAAGAACAGGCCATGGTTTGAGAGTGAAGTTCAATCCGCTGGCCCTCCTCCTAGATGCTTCTTTGGAAGGAGAATTTGATCTTGTACAACGAATAATTTATGAG GTTGATGATCCCAGTAAACCAAATGATGAAGGAATTACACCTTTGCATAACGCAGTGTGTGCTGGTCATCACCACATTGTGAAGTTCCTGCTTGATTTTGGTGTAAATGTAAACGCAGCAGATAGTGATGGGTG gaCACCCTTGCATTGTGCTGCTTCTTGCAATAGTGTTCATCTCTGTAAACTACTGGTTGAATCTGGGGCAGCTATTTTTGCTTCAACTATAAGTGATATAGAAACTGCTGCAGACAAGTGTGAAGAGATGGAAGAAGGTTATATTCAGTGTTCTCAGTTCTTGTATG GAGTGCAAGAGAAGTTGGGTGTGATGAATAAAGGGGTGGTGTACGCTCTGTGGGATTACGAAGCCCAGAATAATGACGAGTTGTCATTCCACGAGGGCGATGCCATTACTATTCTAAGACGCAAGGATGACAATGAAACAGAGTGGTGGTGGGCCCGCCTCAATGACAAAGAAGGCTATGTGCCTAAAAATCTTCTTGGG CTATATCCACGAATAAAACCTAGACAGCGAACCCTTGCTTGA
- the PPP1R13B gene encoding apoptosis-stimulating of p53 protein 1 isoform X6 gives MWCRRGILLDPFTAFAMWMKKNKLRVKLQVGNPRVELTLSELQDMAARQQQQIENQQQMLVAKEQRLRYLKQQERRQQQSVSESEKLQKLKERVETQETKLKKIRAMRGQVDYSKIMNGNLSTEIEHISAMFQEKQQELQAAVLKVDQLTQQLEDLRKGKLNGFQSYNGQMTGPAAVELKKLYQELQIRNRLNQEQNSKLQQQKELLNKRNMEVAMMDKRINELRERLYKKKVEARQKENIPLNRINGTSSPQSSLSASGRVAAVGPYIQVPSAGTYAVPVDPVKPQSLTIASSSTHGRSKSETDCGCVKKSPDTWKVSDLDIIVDPILSPPTSLQSAVHNVIRLAPTLFDTQHSNDGNWPMLKQSSTPVVKPPQISNADWKESSMDTALKQGTISSQPLPTSVLGSTDKLGLDLGKVPPAVPGVSKQLPQNYGTYPSPVPLGTGSTNSLERRKDGSLPRPGTSITNRQRPVPLPPPSNVHQPSSSQQIQQRISVPPSPTYQPSGLPLFPGGDGRPELPLTVAIRPFLADKGSRPQSPRKGPQTVNSSSIYSMYLQQATPPKNYQQAVYNTLNKSVKAVYGKPVLQSGSTSPSPLPFLHGSLPAQTSSQPQSQPQTEVSEKDQELENAPPSSENSNVENIPRPLSPTKLTPIVHSPLRYQSDADLEALRRKLANAPRPLKKRSSITEPEGPSGPNIQKLLYQRFNTLAGGIESAPFYQPSNPQDFIGILADVDNGNASTNGNIEEPISVQPTVPLPDEPPPSSDANDNELPSPATEELVSTETTNQTSETTEDNNNNPAIVPSTEQSSSPTPEVSSPVEDEAPIPPALPPPVPPIKRTNLKKPNSERTGHGLRVKFNPLALLLDASLEGEFDLVQRIIYEVDDPSKPNDEGITPLHNAVCAGHHHIVKFLLDFGVNVNAADSDGWTPLHCAASCNSVHLCKLLVESGAAIFASTISDIETAADKCEEMEEGYIQCSQFLYGVQEKLGVMNKGVVYALWDYEAQNNDELSFHEGDAITILRRKDDNETEWWWARLNDKEGYVPKNLLGLYPRIKPRQRTLA, from the exons ATGTGGTGTCGAAGAGGAATTCTGCTTGATCCATTTACTGCTTTTGCCATGTGGATGAAGAAGAACAAACTGCGAGTGAAGTTACAG GTTGGGAATCCACGCGTTGAGCTCACTCTTTCTGAACTTCAAGATATGGCTGCCCGACAACAACAGCAGATTGAAAATCAACAGCAAATGTTGGTTGCTAAG GAACAACGTTTGCGTTACCTGAAGCAGCAAGAACGGCGTCAGCAGCAGTCTGTTTCTGAGAGTGAAAAGCTTCAAAAACTTAAAGAACGTGTTGAAACCCAGGAGACAAAGTTGAAAAAAATCCGTGCCATGAGAGGACAAGTGGACTACAGCAAGATCATGAATGGCAATCTGT CAACTGAAATTGAGCATATAAGTGCCATGttccaggaaaagcagcaggagcTCCAGGCTGCAGTCTTAAAAGTGGATCAACTTACTCAGCAACTGGAGGATTTAAGGAAAGGGAAGCTTAATGGGTTTCAGTCTTACAATGGACAAATGACGGGACCTGCTGCAGTAGAATTAAAAAAGTTGTATCAAGAGCTACAG ATTCGTAACAGGCTTAACCAGGAGCAGAACTCCAAGCTTCAGCAGCAGAAAGAACTCTTAAACAAACGCAATATGGAGGTGGCTATGATGGACAAACGAATCAATGAGCTGCGTGAACGACTATACAAGAAAAAAGTTGAGGCAcgtcaaaaagaaaacattcct tTGAATCGTATTAATGGAACTTCATCACCCCAGTCATCGTTGAGTGCTTCAGGAAGGGTAGCAGCAGTAGGACCTTACATCCAAGTTCCAAGTGCTGGCACTTACGCTGTACCAGTAGATCCAGTTAAACCGCAGTCTCTCACCATTGCTTCTAGCTCAACACATGGAAGATCAAAATCTG AGACAGACTGTGGGTGTGTGAAAAAATCTCCAGACACCTGGAAGGTTTCTGATTTAGACATAATAGTGGATCCTATTCTGTCACCTCCCACTTCTCTTCAGTCTGCTGTTCACAATGTCATCCGCCTGGCACCTACTCTCTTTGACACCCAGCACT CTAATGATGGAAATTGGCCAATGCTTAAACAGAGCTCAACCCCTGTGGTAAAACCCCCTCAGATCTCCAACGCAGACTGGAAAGAATCAAGCATGGATACTGCTTTAAAACAAGGAACTATATCCAGCCAGCCTTTGCCAACTTCAGTATTAGGAAGTACTGATAAGCTG GGTCTTGATCTGGGGAAGGTGCCACCAGCAGTTCCTGGTGTAAGCAAGCAGTTGCCTCAAAACTATGGGACGTATCCAAGTCCAGTTCCCTTAGGAACAGGTTCTACAaattctctagaaaggaggaaggaTGGCAGCCTGCCCAGACCTGGCACCAGCATAACAAATCGGCAAAGACCTGTTCCACTTCCGCCGCCAAGCAATGTACATCAGCCCAGTTCTTCACAACAGATTCAGCAGAGAATTTCTGTACCTCCCAGCCCTACGTATCAACCTTCCGGTCTCCCCTTGTTTCCAGGAGGAGATGGCAGGCCAGAACTCCCTTTAACTGTGGCAATCAGACCTTTCCTAGCTGATAAAGGATCACGACCTCAGTCTCCCAGAAAAGGGCCACAGACAGTGAACTCCAGTTCCATCTACTCAATGTACCTTCAGCAAGCAACACCACCAAAGAATTATCAACAAGCTGTATACAATACCTTAAATAAGTCAGTAAAAGCAG tgtaCGGAAAACCTGTATTACAATCTGGTTCGACTTCTCCCTCACCCTTGCCATTCCTTCACGGTTCTTTGCCTGCCCAGACTTCCTCACAACCACAGTCTCAGCCTCAGACTGAAGTCTCTGAAAAAGATCAAGAGCTGGAAAATGCTCCCCCATCCAGTGAAAATAGCAATGTGGAAAACATTCCTCGTCCTCTCAGTCCTACTAAGCTCACACCAATTGTGCATTCTCCCCTACGATATCAAAGTGATGCTGACCTTGAAGCTCTACGAAGAAAATTGGCCAATGCTCCTAGGCCGTTAAAGAAGCGTAGTTCTATCACTGAGCCAGAAGGCCCAAGTGGACCAAATATACAAAAATTATTGTATCAGCGCTTTAATACTCTTGCTGGAGGAATAGAAAGTGCTCCTTTTTATCAGCCAAGCAATCCACAGGACTTCATAGGCATCCTAGCTGATGTTGATAATGGTAATGCTAGTACCAATGGCAATATTGAAGAACCTATTTCTGTGCAACCTACAGTTCCTCTTCCTGATGAGCCACCCCCTTCGTCAGATGCCAATGATAATGAATTACCTTCTCCTGCTACTGAGGAACTGGTAAGCACTGAAACCACAAATCAAACATCTGAGACAACTGAAGATAACAACAACAATCCTGCTATAGTTCCTTCTACTGAACAGTCATCCAGTCCCACGCCTGAGGTCAGTTCTCCAGTAGAAGATGAAGCTCCTATAccacctgctcttcctcctccagtTCCTCCA ATAAAACGTACCAACTTGAAGAAACCGAATTCAGAAAGAACAGGCCATGGTTTGAGAGTGAAGTTCAATCCGCTGGCCCTCCTCCTAGATGCTTCTTTGGAAGGAGAATTTGATCTTGTACAACGAATAATTTATGAG GTTGATGATCCCAGTAAACCAAATGATGAAGGAATTACACCTTTGCATAACGCAGTGTGTGCTGGTCATCACCACATTGTGAAGTTCCTGCTTGATTTTGGTGTAAATGTAAACGCAGCAGATAGTGATGGGTG gaCACCCTTGCATTGTGCTGCTTCTTGCAATAGTGTTCATCTCTGTAAACTACTGGTTGAATCTGGGGCAGCTATTTTTGCTTCAACTATAAGTGATATAGAAACTGCTGCAGACAAGTGTGAAGAGATGGAAGAAGGTTATATTCAGTGTTCTCAGTTCTTGTATG GAGTGCAAGAGAAGTTGGGTGTGATGAATAAAGGGGTGGTGTACGCTCTGTGGGATTACGAAGCCCAGAATAATGACGAGTTGTCATTCCACGAGGGCGATGCCATTACTATTCTAAGACGCAAGGATGACAATGAAACAGAGTGGTGGTGGGCCCGCCTCAATGACAAAGAAGGCTATGTGCCTAAAAATCTTCTTGGG CTATATCCACGAATAAAACCTAGACAGCGAACCCTTGCTTGA